One Sporosarcina sp. FSL W8-0480 genomic window, GTAATGCTGCTCCAACATATGGTCTTATCCCATCATGGTAAAGAGGAGTGGGGCAGCCCGAAACGGCCGATGTTAATGGAGGCGGAAGTGCTGCATTATATTGATAATATCGATGCAAAAATGAATATGCTCAATCGAGTGATGTCAAAAACTGCAAACGGAGAATTTACGGAGCGAGTATTCGCGCTCGATAATCGATCGTTTTATAAACCTAATCTTGATTAAAAAAGAGCTCCAGAATTCATTCTGGGGCTCTTTTACAATTATTTATTTTCTTTATTAGGCAAGTACAATTCAAGTACATGTTTGAACTCGTCAGCTTTAATGTCTACATCTGCAGCCTTGATCAATTCTTCAAGTTTTGCTTCAAATTGAGCGCCTTTAAGAAGGTTTTCAAGCTCGGCTTTTATTTCTTCTTCAGTTTTATCGGTTTCAGCAGGACGTGTTTCAAGCAATTCGATAATGTGATACCCATAGCTTGTCTTCACTGGTTCGCTGATTTCTCCAACTTTTAGAGAGTATGCCGCATCTTCAAATTCTTGAAGCATTTTGCCAGGGCCGAACCAACCTAAATCTCCGCCTGATTGTTGGGCGATTGGCTCAGTTGAAAACTCTTTCGCCAACGCTTCGAAATCTCCGCCTTCATTCAACTTTTGAATGATTTCTTGGGCTTTCTTTTCATCTTCCACAAGAATGTGGCGAGCGTGGACTTCAGTTTTAGCACGTTCCAATCCTTGTGCAAGCTCAGCTTCATCCACTGTCAATGATTCGATCATTTTCGTTTGAAGCAGTTCAGCTTTCACTTGGTTTTCGAAGAATCTTTCATTGATCCCCTTAGATTGAAGGTACATTTCGAAGTTTTCTCCGTAGCTTTCTTTTCGTTTATCAATTTCTTCCTTCAAATCCTTGTCGGAAATTTTATATTCAGTCTCCAAAACTTGTTGAAGTAGAAGGTTTTCGAATACTGTAGCGCCAATCGCACCCTTCATTTCTTCATAGAGGTCTTCTTTAGTGATTGTCCCGGACTTTGTTGTTGCCATAACCTCATCGTCAGATGCTTTTTCGTTGTTACATGCAGCAAGCGCTAAAACCGATGCCGCCATCGTCATTGCAAGGACCGTTTTTTTCATATCTATTCTCCCCTAACTTTTGTGTACGCCAGTTGATACTATACCATAAAAACAACAGTAAGATAAAACAAAATGGTTATTTCCGGTTTGCCTATAACGCGAAATCTCCTCAGCATAGGATACAAATAGAGAGGAGGTGCTCGAATGAGTGGATATGGCCATGGGCAAGGAGCTTCCGGATTTGCGTTGATCGTAGTATTGTTTATTTTGTTGATTATTGTTGGGGCTGCATACCTCTACTAAGATGAAAAGTCCAACTTCCCGATTGGGGAGTTGGACTTTTTAAATTATACTTTTAAGAGAACCTCGAGATAGAGCGACAGTATCAAAATAGTTATTAGAATGTTAACCGTTCGATATATTTTAGGTTGCTTTTCTTCTGGAATTTCTCTAGATTGGCATAATGCAAATGTCATTTTGTTTATTTGAAATAAGTAAAATAATGAAAATAGAACTGTAACGATAAGGATCAATTCCATTCCTCCTCTTCAACACTTCTTTAATAATAGCAGACAATTAAAGAAAATGACATTATTTTTCATCGGCGGTTTGTAATTCAGGCTCTCTTTTTGATACGGAAATTAGTTCTCCATCTGTTTCGTCAAAGGCGCTGTCGATTCGTTTGAAC contains:
- a CDS encoding peptidylprolyl isomerase, translated to MKKTVLAMTMAASVLALAACNNEKASDDEVMATTKSGTITKEDLYEEMKGAIGATVFENLLLQQVLETEYKISDKDLKEEIDKRKESYGENFEMYLQSKGINERFFENQVKAELLQTKMIESLTVDEAELAQGLERAKTEVHARHILVEDEKKAQEIIQKLNEGGDFEALAKEFSTEPIAQQSGGDLGWFGPGKMLQEFEDAAYSLKVGEISEPVKTSYGYHIIELLETRPAETDKTEEEIKAELENLLKGAQFEAKLEELIKAADVDIKADEFKHVLELYLPNKENK
- a CDS encoding YjcZ family sporulation protein, translated to MSGYGHGQGASGFALIVVLFILLIIVGAAYLY